From Bacteroidales bacterium:
TGATATTTTCCCATGCAACGGGAACAGTACCTGATCCTTCTCCTTCCTTTTTTTTCTTTCTCCCGGCCGGAATATCTTCCTGCAAAACAATCCCTTCCTCAGTAACTTCCAGCAGAGTGCCGGTAATCCGTTTTCCGTTATTCAGTTCCATCTGCATCTTCCTTCCACGATGCTTTCCATATTGCTCCCTGAGTTTCAGGGGCTGATCAGCTCCCGGCGAACTTACTTCCAGATGAAAATCCTCTGATTCCCTGTCCAGATGTTCCTCCAGATAACGGTTAACCAGGGCACAATCGTCAACGGTAACTCCTTTAACACTGTCAATAATAACTGTAATCCTGTTCTGCTGGGTAACATGTACATCCACCAGCAGAAGCTGATTGTCCCTGATAACAGGCTCCAGAATCTCTTTCAGGTATGTTTCCTGAATCATAAACTAATAATAAAATAGGGGACTCAGGTCCCCTTTCACAATTCGTCCGTTTCAAATCCGGCGCAAATATACAAAAAAATAATTATTTCTGCATATCAAAACGGAAGGTCGTCATCCTTTGGTGAAAGATCGATCGGTTCCAAGGGAGGCAGACTTTCCGGAGTTCCTGACTGTGTAGCCGCCGGTTCAACCCTATACGCTCTGGCATCGGTATACCATCGGCCATTGTATTCGCG
This genomic window contains:
- the rimP gene encoding ribosome assembly cofactor RimP, which codes for MIQETYLKEILEPVIRDNQLLLVDVHVTQQNRITVIIDSVKGVTVDDCALVNRYLEEHLDRESEDFHLEVSSPGADQPLKLREQYGKHRGRKMQMELNNGKRITGTLLEVTEEGIVLQEDIPAGRKKKKEGEGSGTVPVAWENIKQGKVIISFK